A window from Trinickia violacea encodes these proteins:
- a CDS encoding carboxymuconolactone decarboxylase family protein: MSRITVPAIASATGATAEVYAQVKKGTGGSIPNLFATLGALAPATLSNYLNASGVLAAGTLSKKDHETINVLVSELTGCDYCLAAHFMLGKMAGLSAETLKQIIAGQPTGDAKRDALVRFVQTLQRTSGTVSAGDFEAIKAAGYTDAQLVEITLAYSLIIFTNTFNRINDTDVDFPPVK, from the coding sequence ATGAGCCGCATCACCGTACCTGCTATCGCATCCGCCACCGGCGCCACTGCCGAAGTCTACGCACAGGTCAAGAAGGGCACCGGCGGGAGCATTCCGAATCTGTTCGCCACCTTGGGCGCCCTGGCGCCCGCCACCCTCTCGAACTATTTGAACGCCTCGGGCGTGCTCGCCGCAGGCACGTTGAGCAAGAAGGACCACGAGACGATCAACGTGCTCGTCAGCGAATTGACCGGCTGTGACTACTGCCTGGCCGCGCACTTCATGCTGGGCAAGATGGCGGGCCTGTCGGCGGAAACGCTCAAGCAAATCATCGCGGGCCAGCCGACCGGCGACGCGAAGCGCGACGCGCTCGTGCGTTTCGTGCAGACGCTGCAGCGTACGAGCGGCACGGTCAGCGCCGGCGACTTCGAAGCCATCAAGGCGGCCGGCTACACGGACGCGCAACTGGTGGAGATCACGTTGGCGTATTCGCTGATCATCTTCACGAACACCTTCAACCGCATCAACGACACCGACGTCGATTTCCCGCCGGTCAAGTGA
- a CDS encoding DUF417 family protein, protein MKAPFRVAERSSGSYGHLALLRWSMAAIFIWFGIQKFTPYAADAIAPLIQHSPFMSWLGIFGVRGEARVVGTIELLTAAALIAGSAIPAVSALGAAMASATFVLTTSFVFSTPGITMFSPTGFPIISSLLEQFLLKDVALLAACLTLLVASLAPRSRAA, encoded by the coding sequence ATGAAAGCGCCATTCCGCGTGGCTGAGAGAAGCAGCGGCTCGTATGGGCACCTGGCATTGCTGAGGTGGTCCATGGCGGCCATCTTTATTTGGTTCGGAATCCAGAAGTTCACGCCCTATGCGGCCGACGCCATCGCGCCGTTGATCCAGCACAGCCCGTTCATGAGCTGGCTGGGCATCTTCGGCGTGCGTGGCGAAGCGCGCGTAGTGGGCACGATCGAGCTGCTGACCGCCGCCGCGCTGATCGCAGGCTCGGCGATACCGGCCGTGTCGGCGCTCGGCGCGGCGATGGCCAGCGCCACGTTCGTCCTGACGACGTCGTTCGTGTTCAGCACGCCGGGCATCACGATGTTCAGCCCGACGGGCTTTCCGATCATCTCGTCGTTGCTCGAGCAGTTTCTGCTGAAGGACGTCGCGCTGCTTGCCGCCTGCCTGACGTTGCTCGTTGCGTCGCTTGCGCCGCGTTCCAGGGCGGCGTAA
- a CDS encoding NAD(P)H-quinone oxidoreductase: MSLTHNLPSSMTAIEIARPGGPEVLAPVTRDVPQPAADEVLIRIHAAGVNGPDVLQRKGLYAPPPGASDIPGLEVAGEVVAAGSGVTRFQAGDRVAALITGGGYAEYTVANANATLAIPKGLSVVEAAAMPETFLTVWLNLFQRGRLQKGETVLIHGGASGIGTTATMLAKAFGASKIITTVGSEAHRQASLRLGADLSINYREADFVEEVKRFTDGKGVDVILDIIAGDYVARNYQAAAMHGRIVQVSALGGPAKDLNIWPLMQKQLTHIGSTLRSRGYADKASLIRDLEQNVWPFVEAGTVKPQIYKTFPLEDARGAHELIDSSQHIGKIVLTTGAYRAI; this comes from the coding sequence ATGTCGCTAACCCACAACCTGCCGTCCTCGATGACGGCGATCGAGATTGCTCGACCCGGTGGTCCCGAGGTGCTCGCGCCGGTCACGCGTGACGTGCCGCAACCGGCGGCCGATGAAGTGCTGATTCGCATCCACGCCGCAGGCGTGAACGGGCCGGACGTGCTGCAGCGCAAGGGTTTATACGCGCCGCCTCCCGGCGCATCCGATATTCCCGGGCTCGAAGTGGCGGGCGAGGTGGTTGCCGCCGGCAGCGGCGTCACGCGCTTTCAGGCGGGCGATCGGGTGGCGGCGTTGATTACGGGCGGCGGGTATGCCGAATACACCGTGGCGAATGCAAACGCCACGTTGGCGATTCCGAAGGGGCTTTCCGTGGTCGAGGCGGCCGCGATGCCCGAGACCTTCCTGACGGTGTGGCTGAATCTGTTCCAGCGCGGCAGATTGCAAAAGGGGGAAACCGTCTTGATTCACGGCGGCGCATCCGGCATCGGCACCACGGCGACGATGCTCGCCAAGGCGTTCGGCGCATCGAAGATCATCACGACCGTGGGCTCGGAAGCGCACCGCCAAGCGAGCCTGCGCTTGGGCGCGGACCTGTCGATCAACTATCGCGAAGCGGATTTTGTCGAAGAGGTGAAGCGCTTCACCGACGGCAAGGGTGTCGACGTGATCCTCGACATCATCGCGGGCGATTACGTCGCGCGTAACTATCAGGCGGCCGCGATGCACGGACGCATCGTCCAGGTAAGCGCATTAGGCGGGCCGGCAAAGGACTTGAATATCTGGCCGCTGATGCAAAAGCAACTCACGCATATCGGCTCGACGTTGCGTTCGCGCGGCTACGCGGACAAGGCGAGCCTCATTCGCGATTTGGAGCAGAACGTGTGGCCGTTTGTCGAAGCGGGGACGGTCAAGCCGCAAATCTACAAGACGTTCCCGCTCGAAGACGCGCGCGGCGCTCACGAACTGATCGATTCGTCGCAGCACATCGGCAAGATCGTGCTGACGACGGGGGCGTATCGCGCCATCTGA
- a CDS encoding alpha/beta fold hydrolase, translating into MNRLLKKCLASALLAGSVFSVSAAHAAPPQDLKGKNVVLVHGAFADGSSWDKVIPLLEARGLHVVSVQNPLSSLADDAAATKRVIDQQQGPVVLVGHSWGGVVITQAGNDDKVKALVYVAAFAPDAGQSINDMLKGQPAPVWASELHKDSAGFLTLSTNAVVHDFAQDLPVAEARVVAATQGPWFAGCTDDKVTEAAWHTKPSWFIVAKQDRMIDPHAEAAMASEIGATTTSIDASHVAMLSQPRAVADAIIAAASKVQ; encoded by the coding sequence ATGAATCGTCTGTTGAAGAAGTGCCTCGCGTCGGCCTTGCTGGCCGGCAGCGTGTTTTCCGTCTCGGCCGCGCATGCCGCGCCGCCGCAGGACCTGAAAGGCAAGAACGTCGTCCTCGTGCACGGCGCGTTCGCCGACGGCTCGAGCTGGGACAAGGTGATCCCGCTGCTCGAAGCACGCGGCCTGCACGTGGTGTCGGTGCAGAATCCGCTCAGCTCGCTCGCCGACGACGCGGCCGCCACGAAGCGCGTGATCGATCAGCAGCAAGGGCCGGTCGTGCTCGTCGGCCACTCGTGGGGCGGCGTCGTCATCACGCAAGCGGGCAACGACGACAAGGTCAAGGCGCTCGTCTACGTCGCCGCGTTCGCGCCGGACGCCGGTCAGTCGATCAACGACATGCTCAAGGGCCAACCCGCACCGGTTTGGGCGAGCGAGCTGCACAAGGACTCGGCGGGCTTCCTGACGCTGTCGACCAACGCGGTCGTCCACGATTTCGCGCAGGATCTTCCGGTTGCGGAAGCGCGCGTCGTCGCGGCGACGCAAGGCCCCTGGTTCGCGGGCTGCACGGACGACAAGGTGACCGAGGCGGCGTGGCACACGAAGCCGTCGTGGTTCATCGTCGCGAAACAGGACCGCATGATCGATCCGCACGCCGAGGCGGCCATGGCGAGCGAAATCGGCGCGACAACGACGAGCATCGACGCGAGCCACGTCGCCATGCTGAGCCAGCCGCGCGCGGTGGCCGATGCGATCATCGCGGCAGCGAGCAAGGTGCAGTAA
- a CDS encoding AraC family transcriptional regulator, whose protein sequence is MSALDWLSRLLVMMPVSGRLELRCDLGAPWRVVYERSEPGEMPYHVIVSGSAVLESPDGPTQQLEAGDIVLLTHGSPHAFHDGSGARPSPERKRDIFNVTVSENRGKGERLDMLCGRFVITPPHDRLMRNYLPAILVVRSSAHDASHQTATSRQLASLVGLMRAESASYTLGGYAMLNALSAALFALTLRMASESEAADIGLLALAGHPRLAPALSAMFNEPARAWTLPELAQLCNMSRATLVRHFRDKVGCSVNDLLTDIRMTLAANELKKPATSTEAVAEVVGYQSLAAFRRAFTQRMGMTPGEWRRTAQAIA, encoded by the coding sequence TTGTCTGCGCTCGATTGGCTTAGCCGCCTGCTCGTCATGATGCCCGTCAGCGGTCGACTCGAACTCCGCTGCGACCTCGGCGCGCCGTGGCGCGTCGTCTACGAGCGCTCCGAACCGGGCGAAATGCCCTATCACGTCATCGTCAGCGGGTCGGCGGTGCTGGAAAGCCCCGACGGCCCCACCCAACAGCTCGAGGCGGGCGACATCGTGCTGCTGACGCACGGCTCCCCGCACGCGTTTCACGACGGCAGCGGCGCACGCCCATCACCCGAGCGAAAACGCGACATCTTCAATGTGACCGTCAGCGAAAATCGCGGGAAGGGCGAGCGTCTGGACATGCTCTGCGGCCGCTTCGTCATCACGCCGCCACATGACCGGCTGATGCGAAACTACTTGCCCGCGATACTCGTCGTGCGATCCTCCGCGCACGACGCGTCGCATCAGACGGCAACGTCGCGCCAGCTGGCAAGCCTCGTCGGACTGATGCGGGCCGAATCGGCCTCGTACACGCTCGGCGGATACGCAATGCTGAACGCGCTGTCGGCGGCGCTTTTCGCGCTTACGTTGAGGATGGCCAGCGAATCCGAAGCGGCGGACATCGGCTTGCTCGCGTTGGCCGGCCATCCGCGCCTCGCCCCTGCCCTGAGCGCGATGTTCAACGAGCCCGCGCGCGCGTGGACCCTCCCCGAGCTGGCTCAGCTGTGCAACATGTCCCGCGCGACGCTGGTCCGCCACTTTCGCGACAAGGTGGGATGCTCCGTCAACGACTTGTTGACGGACATCCGCATGACGCTTGCGGCCAACGAGCTGAAGAAGCCCGCGACGTCGACGGAAGCGGTGGCCGAGGTGGTCGGCTATCAGTCGCTGGCCGCCTTCCGGCGCGCGTTCACACAGCGCATGGGGATGACGCCCGGCGAATGGCGCCGGACCGCTCAGGCCATTGCTTGA
- the mctP gene encoding monocarboxylate uptake permease MctP: MNNGQSINGVAMAVFIGFFALVTILGFIAARWKRGDLTQLHEWGLGGRQFGTIISWFLVGGDFYTAYTVIAVPALVYSVGAYGFFALPYTIIVYPFVFAVMPKLWRIAHEKNHITAADYVHGEYGGKLLPAAIALTGIVATMPYIALQLVGMQVVIKGLGVSGEIPLVVAFIILALYTYASGLRAPAMIAFVKDIMIYIVVIAAIWLIPTKLGGYAQVFDSADKFFAAKGGATGIVLQPSQFIAYASLALGSALAAFMYPHTMTAILSSSSAKTIQKNAIVLPAYTLLLGLIALLGYMAIAAGIKVHSASDVVPALFGTLFPSWFVGFAAAAIAISALVPAAIMSIGAANLFTRNLWRPLVNPNISPAGEASTAKLVSLVVKFGALLFIVFLPTQYAIDLQLLGGVWILQIFPAIVFSLYTRKLSTSGLLAGWLVGIVLGTALAISQGLKPVFALHVGGAVFPLYIGLIALVVNIAIAFGLSVVMPARRMAAVAE, translated from the coding sequence ATGAACAACGGACAATCGATCAATGGCGTCGCGATGGCCGTATTCATCGGTTTTTTCGCGCTGGTCACCATACTGGGCTTCATCGCCGCGCGTTGGAAGCGCGGCGACCTCACGCAACTGCATGAGTGGGGACTCGGCGGACGCCAGTTCGGCACGATCATCTCGTGGTTTCTCGTCGGCGGCGATTTCTACACCGCCTATACCGTGATTGCGGTGCCCGCGCTCGTGTATTCGGTCGGCGCGTATGGGTTCTTTGCACTGCCCTACACGATCATCGTCTACCCGTTCGTGTTCGCCGTGATGCCCAAGCTCTGGCGCATCGCGCATGAGAAGAACCACATCACCGCGGCCGACTACGTGCACGGCGAATATGGCGGCAAGCTGCTGCCCGCGGCGATCGCACTGACCGGCATCGTCGCGACGATGCCTTATATCGCGTTGCAGCTGGTGGGGATGCAGGTCGTCATCAAAGGGCTTGGGGTGTCGGGCGAGATTCCGCTCGTCGTCGCCTTCATCATTCTCGCGCTCTATACGTATGCCAGCGGCTTGCGCGCGCCGGCGATGATCGCGTTCGTCAAGGACATCATGATCTACATCGTGGTGATCGCCGCGATCTGGCTGATTCCGACGAAGCTCGGCGGCTACGCGCAAGTGTTCGACTCGGCGGACAAATTCTTCGCCGCGAAAGGCGGCGCGACCGGCATCGTGCTGCAGCCGTCGCAGTTCATTGCGTATGCGTCGCTCGCGCTCGGCTCGGCGCTGGCCGCGTTCATGTATCCGCATACCATGACGGCGATTCTGTCGTCGTCATCGGCGAAGACGATTCAGAAGAATGCGATCGTGCTGCCCGCCTATACGCTGCTGCTCGGCCTCATCGCCCTGCTCGGCTATATGGCGATCGCGGCGGGCATCAAGGTGCATTCGGCATCCGACGTCGTTCCCGCCCTCTTCGGCACGCTGTTCCCGTCGTGGTTCGTCGGCTTCGCAGCGGCGGCGATCGCGATCAGCGCGCTGGTGCCGGCGGCGATCATGTCGATCGGCGCGGCCAATCTCTTCACGCGCAATCTCTGGCGCCCGCTCGTCAATCCGAACATCTCGCCGGCGGGAGAAGCCTCGACCGCGAAGCTCGTTTCGCTCGTCGTGAAGTTCGGCGCGCTGCTCTTCATCGTGTTCCTGCCGACGCAGTACGCGATCGATCTGCAGCTGCTCGGCGGCGTGTGGATTCTGCAGATCTTTCCGGCGATCGTGTTCTCGCTCTATACGCGCAAGCTCTCGACGTCGGGGCTGCTCGCCGGCTGGCTCGTGGGCATCGTGCTCGGCACGGCGCTGGCGATTTCGCAAGGCTTGAAGCCCGTGTTCGCGCTGCATGTCGGCGGGGCGGTTTTCCCGCTCTATATCGGGTTGATCGCGCTGGTGGTGAACATCGCCATTGCGTTCGGGCTTTCGGTGGTGATGCCGGCGCGCCGTATGGCGGCAGTGGCGGAGTAA
- a CDS encoding efflux transporter outer membrane subunit — MKSTLIAIAASLTLAACAVQPATHANLPDQVAHTAPTAFNVDVPKDPVDADTWWQQFGDPVMHELVTSVLNQNLDVQAAVERVKQAETQTTVRRAALLPELDANGTASTQRENVPPPAGYVREAGFGLAASWNPDVFGGERLALLASQAQVKGTWEALNQLRLALAANTADAYVELRWAQTELQILQDNEQIRERTLRLTQERLQYGLSTNLDVARARNQLSDLQARIPGVQSTIQHQLSLIAVYSGRTPESVGALVFGNGDIPVPRTSAPNTLPSEALLRRPDVREAYAGVEQRADEVGAAKAEWYPKFSLNLTDGLLAASYLGMPALTDNLFGAALGVTSPIFNAGRINADIAKSQSQMRESELNLRQTMLNALKDIEDTRSDLVSSAGEVDRLGSALDASSQALRLSNELYKGGASSFLDVLDAQESYLRDDDALNRAKRDRALAAVALYRALGGGWQAGADDTAIAQKNGGRREPAPQAALAATPG, encoded by the coding sequence ATGAAATCGACACTCATTGCCATCGCGGCGAGCCTGACATTGGCCGCTTGCGCCGTGCAGCCCGCCACTCACGCGAACCTGCCGGACCAGGTCGCCCACACCGCGCCGACGGCGTTCAACGTCGACGTGCCGAAAGATCCTGTCGATGCCGATACGTGGTGGCAGCAGTTCGGCGATCCAGTGATGCACGAACTCGTCACGTCGGTGCTGAATCAGAATCTCGACGTGCAAGCCGCGGTCGAGCGCGTCAAGCAAGCCGAAACGCAGACCACCGTGCGGCGCGCGGCGCTGCTGCCGGAACTCGACGCGAACGGGACCGCGAGCACGCAACGCGAGAACGTGCCGCCGCCTGCGGGCTACGTGCGGGAAGCCGGTTTCGGTCTCGCCGCGAGCTGGAACCCCGACGTGTTCGGCGGCGAACGTCTTGCGCTGCTCGCATCGCAAGCGCAAGTCAAGGGCACGTGGGAAGCGCTGAACCAACTGCGGCTCGCGCTCGCGGCGAACACCGCCGACGCGTATGTCGAACTGCGCTGGGCGCAAACGGAGCTGCAGATCCTGCAGGACAACGAGCAGATCCGCGAGCGCACGCTGCGGCTCACACAGGAGCGCTTGCAGTATGGCTTGTCGACGAATCTCGATGTCGCGCGGGCCAGGAATCAGTTGAGCGATCTGCAGGCGCGCATTCCGGGCGTCCAGTCGACGATTCAGCACCAGCTGAGCCTGATCGCGGTGTATTCGGGCCGCACGCCGGAAAGCGTCGGCGCGCTCGTGTTCGGCAACGGCGACATCCCGGTGCCGCGGACGTCGGCGCCGAACACGCTGCCTTCGGAAGCGCTGCTACGTCGCCCCGACGTGCGCGAAGCGTATGCGGGCGTCGAGCAGCGCGCGGACGAGGTCGGCGCGGCGAAAGCAGAGTGGTATCCGAAGTTCTCGCTGAATCTGACCGACGGTCTGCTCGCCGCTTCGTATCTCGGCATGCCTGCGCTGACTGACAACCTGTTTGGCGCCGCGCTCGGCGTGACGAGCCCGATCTTCAACGCCGGCCGCATCAATGCCGACATTGCAAAGAGCCAAAGCCAGATGCGCGAGTCCGAACTGAACCTGCGCCAGACGATGCTGAACGCTCTGAAAGACATCGAGGACACGCGCAGCGATCTCGTGAGCTCGGCAGGCGAAGTGGACCGCCTCGGTTCCGCGCTCGATGCATCGAGCCAGGCGCTGCGTTTGTCGAACGAGCTTTACAAGGGCGGTGCGTCGAGCTTTCTCGACGTGCTCGACGCCCAGGAGAGCTATCTGCGCGACGACGATGCGCTGAACCGCGCGAAGCGAGACCGCGCGCTCGCGGCCGTCGCGCTCTATCGCGCGCTCGGCGGCGGCTGGCAGGCCGGTGCGGACGATACGGCGATTGCGCAGAAGAACGGCGGTCGGCGCGAGCCGGCGCCGCAAGCCGCGCTCGCGGCCACGCCGGGTTGA
- a CDS encoding HD domain-containing phosphohydrolase — protein sequence MNTNDNAQDEAFAIRVFDAVKALAFIGDLSMGQPTDHSLRTAWLAAQLARAAGGGDAGAATAIEASLLRWSGCTANAAGFADVLGDDVAGREAMLAQRADWAKPLDVQGGIVTALSPLAQIHCEVSGEVARMLNLAPESEEVLRHVFEAWDGSGIPDGLAGAAVPQTVFVVSLAGDLEIFSRVYGFERALALITGRAGARYPADWVALVAAHAGLWLDTLASAEPSELDEALLTPHMRGTTSAELIADVIDLKLPWMTGYSRAVASAAAACSARLGGEPHAQACVYSAGLIHGIGRAAVPNTIWNTAGRLSASAWETIRLVPYWTSRAGKQTGALAQAAELASYAYERLDGSGYFRGASGQALSLDARVLSAATAWVALRSARPWRAAWSGDEAAQLLRAEAGQGRFDAEAVEALIDAQAVPQRSTRARLQAARLSAREIDVLRSISRGASNKEAARELELSPSTVRTHVESVFRKLECSTRAAATLKASAMGLL from the coding sequence GTGAATACAAACGACAACGCACAGGACGAGGCTTTCGCGATTCGCGTCTTCGACGCGGTCAAGGCGCTCGCTTTCATCGGCGACCTCAGCATGGGGCAGCCGACCGATCACTCGCTGCGCACGGCGTGGCTTGCCGCGCAACTGGCGCGTGCCGCCGGCGGCGGCGACGCGGGCGCGGCCACGGCGATCGAGGCGTCGCTCTTGAGGTGGTCGGGCTGCACGGCGAACGCGGCGGGATTCGCCGACGTGCTCGGCGACGACGTCGCCGGCCGCGAGGCGATGCTCGCGCAGCGAGCGGATTGGGCGAAGCCGCTCGATGTCCAAGGCGGCATCGTGACCGCGCTTTCGCCGCTGGCGCAGATTCACTGCGAGGTGTCCGGCGAAGTGGCGCGCATGCTGAACCTCGCTCCGGAATCGGAGGAGGTGCTGCGGCACGTTTTCGAGGCGTGGGACGGTAGCGGCATACCGGACGGTCTGGCCGGCGCGGCGGTGCCGCAGACAGTGTTCGTCGTGTCGCTCGCGGGCGACTTGGAAATCTTCAGCCGCGTCTATGGGTTCGAGCGCGCGCTCGCGCTGATCACCGGCCGCGCAGGCGCACGCTATCCGGCTGACTGGGTCGCGCTGGTCGCCGCTCACGCGGGGCTTTGGCTCGATACGCTCGCGAGCGCGGAACCGTCGGAACTCGATGAAGCGCTCCTGACGCCGCACATGCGCGGGACCACCTCGGCCGAGCTGATCGCCGATGTGATCGACCTCAAGCTGCCATGGATGACGGGCTATTCGCGCGCGGTCGCATCGGCCGCGGCGGCATGCAGTGCTAGGCTTGGCGGCGAACCGCACGCGCAGGCGTGTGTGTACTCCGCGGGATTGATTCACGGCATCGGGCGTGCGGCGGTGCCGAACACGATCTGGAATACGGCAGGGCGCTTGAGCGCATCGGCGTGGGAGACGATCCGGCTCGTGCCGTACTGGACATCGCGCGCAGGCAAGCAAACGGGTGCGCTTGCGCAAGCGGCCGAGCTCGCGTCATACGCCTACGAACGGCTCGACGGTTCCGGGTATTTTCGCGGCGCGAGCGGACAGGCGCTGTCGTTGGACGCGCGCGTGCTGAGCGCGGCGACAGCATGGGTCGCCTTGCGCTCGGCGCGGCCGTGGCGCGCCGCGTGGTCCGGAGACGAGGCTGCGCAATTGCTGCGTGCCGAGGCCGGGCAGGGGCGCTTCGATGCAGAAGCCGTCGAGGCGCTGATCGACGCGCAAGCCGTGCCGCAACGAAGCACGCGTGCGCGTCTGCAGGCGGCACGCCTCTCCGCGCGCGAGATCGACGTGCTGCGATCGATCAGCCGCGGCGCGAGCAACAAGGAAGCGGCGCGCGAACTCGAGCTGAGTCCGAGCACGGTGCGCACGCATGTCGAAAGCGTGTTTCGCAAGCTCGAATGTTCGACGCGCGCGGCCGCGACCCTGAAGGCTTCGGCGATGGGGTTGCTTTAG
- a CDS encoding DUF3311 domain-containing protein codes for MNTSDQNHRPWLWVLLLIPYVALLWLPFYNHRMPALFGFPFFYWYQLLWVPITSLLLYVVYRGISK; via the coding sequence ATGAATACATCAGACCAAAACCATCGGCCCTGGCTCTGGGTACTGCTCCTCATTCCCTACGTCGCGCTGCTCTGGCTGCCGTTCTACAACCACCGCATGCCGGCGCTTTTCGGCTTCCCGTTCTTCTACTGGTATCAGCTGCTGTGGGTGCCGATCACCTCGCTGCTCCTCTACGTCGTTTATCGGGGGATCAGCAAATGA
- a CDS encoding DUF4148 domain-containing protein, with translation MKTHLVAALSIALLASAGIATSATAQEKTRTEVRQELIQAENNGSRFVTDTSYPAVNPIFTQQVARLQAQNSGAGAEMTGSSESGRHAAGDVTGAAKTAHAPSHCVGPVSYCSIYFGS, from the coding sequence ATGAAGACGCATCTCGTAGCCGCCCTTTCGATCGCCCTCCTCGCTTCGGCCGGCATCGCCACCAGCGCGACGGCACAGGAAAAGACCCGCACCGAAGTCCGTCAGGAGCTGATCCAGGCCGAAAACAACGGCTCGCGCTTTGTCACGGATACGTCGTATCCCGCGGTGAACCCGATCTTCACGCAGCAGGTTGCCCGTCTTCAAGCGCAAAACAGCGGAGCCGGCGCCGAAATGACCGGTTCGAGCGAATCCGGCCGGCATGCGGCGGGTGACGTTACGGGCGCGGCGAAGACCGCTCACGCGCCGTCGCACTGTGTCGGTCCGGTGAGCTACTGCTCGATCTACTTCGGAAGCTGA
- a CDS encoding LysR family transcriptional regulator, producing MNWDDTRIFLAVQRERTLRGAAKTLDLDQATVGRRIAALERVLGATLFLRASDGYVLTPAGELALKAAEKMEQFAHELVRQTQGVDTRLEGDVRVTTTDSLALEFLIPAITRLHAKHPDVRVLMNTSTQMLNLAKREADIAVRTIKPENPDLIARRLARWPTGLFASKSYLKKRGEPEPGGAFAGHDIVMYQPYMTGCRAPTLAGEPIHAGRIVSAVNSNLMLRSQIKAGLGIGEIPVLLGERDGLVRLWPDRTRSVPYEVWLVTHQDLRHTARIRAMIDQIVAVFETCA from the coding sequence GTGAACTGGGACGACACCCGAATCTTCCTCGCCGTGCAGCGCGAACGGACGCTCAGAGGCGCCGCCAAAACGCTCGATCTCGACCAGGCCACCGTTGGACGCCGCATCGCCGCGCTCGAGCGCGTATTGGGCGCGACCTTGTTTTTACGCGCCTCGGACGGCTACGTGCTGACGCCCGCCGGAGAACTCGCGCTAAAAGCGGCGGAGAAAATGGAGCAGTTTGCGCACGAGCTGGTACGCCAAACGCAAGGTGTCGATACGCGCCTAGAAGGCGACGTGCGCGTCACCACCACGGATTCGCTCGCGCTCGAATTCCTGATTCCGGCGATCACGCGCCTGCACGCGAAGCATCCCGATGTGCGGGTCCTGATGAACACGTCGACGCAGATGCTCAATCTCGCGAAGCGAGAGGCCGATATCGCAGTGCGAACGATCAAGCCCGAGAATCCCGATCTGATCGCGCGCCGCCTCGCACGCTGGCCGACGGGGCTGTTCGCGTCGAAGAGCTATTTGAAGAAGCGCGGCGAACCTGAACCTGGCGGCGCCTTCGCCGGCCACGACATCGTGATGTATCAGCCGTACATGACCGGTTGCCGTGCACCGACGCTCGCGGGCGAGCCGATCCACGCGGGCCGGATCGTGTCGGCCGTCAACTCGAATCTGATGCTGCGCTCGCAGATCAAGGCGGGGCTCGGCATCGGCGAAATACCGGTTCTGCTCGGCGAGCGCGACGGCCTCGTGCGCCTTTGGCCGGACCGTACACGCAGCGTGCCCTATGAGGTATGGCTCGTCACGCATCAGGACTTGCGTCACACCGCGCGCATCCGCGCGATGATCGACCAGATTGTGGCCGTCTTTGAAACCTGCGCGTAA